A genomic stretch from Setaria italica strain Yugu1 chromosome VII, Setaria_italica_v2.0, whole genome shotgun sequence includes:
- the LOC101779930 gene encoding serine/threonine-protein kinase-like protein CCR4 has product MSPPPPPRHLLLSLLALLALLPPLLLASSSFPFPTIAIAAVGANATACPHHVACALVPTGTGTADYQISCASITNSSAQHHNYSYGGESTPFSAVVAGDGYLCSAGPSVSSQPMSMRWWDLRDSEATSKRVYWGKALSAVSGGGEYVCGIVEERIQCWRWSSGTVPERVRFSAVAVGGGFVCGLVKGSGEVRCFGGGDAARWEPKGRHAMLAAGERHACAVRAESGEVVCWGEAAAVAAASPSPRIAGRAVSSLAVGDAVTCVLWGNWTVACWPPEEAAPPRSVAQKQFVALEAKGKVVCGVLMSDYSLVCWGPGVQAGAGAPGGVSKVFDRVLPGPCAPWASCLCGVWSGSGPLCGGAGVAAVCYPCGYSPPPMRALAPTPSSSTSSSHSSGKRRPSDLAIALVSAGIGSGVLAAIAAVVVYCLRRRRGGGSQDSGRIHAEPNGPAAPRVERRLSALLSKGPNTTVEQFPLVALRAATSGFSPSHRIGSGGFGTVYRASLADGREVAIKRVERRDPGAASSSSATAAAARRASSHEAAFVSELALLSRVNHKNLVRLLGFCADGGERILVYEYMPNGTLHDHLHRRPPAAPLSPPLTSWPARLRLALGAARGIEYMHTYAVPPIIHRDIKSPNILLDADWTAKVSDFGLSLLNDLSAGCGNAGGDVDDEPCLTAGTVGYMDPEYYRLQHLTDKSDVYSFGVVLLELLSGCKVIQRFEGSGTPKNVVDVTVPHIEADRVHRVLDARLPLPTPGEMEAVAYVGYLAADCVRPAGRDRPTMSEVVGVLERAVAACEENDEGGGGEAVLSRSCTDGSTTA; this is encoded by the coding sequence ATgtctccacctccgccgccccgccacctcctcctgaGCCTCCTCGctctcctcgccctcctcccaccgctcctcctcgcgtcctcctccttcccgttccccaccatcgccatcgccgccgtcggcgccaaCGCCACCGCCTGCCCGCACCACGTCGCGTGCGCGCTCGTCCCCACAGGCACCGGGACGGCGGACTACCAGATCTCCTGCGCCAGCATCACCAATAGCTCTGCCCAGCACCACAACTACTCCTACGGCGGCGAGAGCACGCCGttctccgccgtcgtcgccggcgatggGTACCTCTGCTCCGCCGGCCCGAGTGTGTCGTCGCAGCCGATGTCCATGCGGTGGTGGGACCTGAGAGACAGCGAGGCGACGTCGAAGCGGGTGTACTGGGGCAAAGCGCTGTCGGCGgtgtccggcggcggggagtaCGTGTGCGGGATCGTCGAGGAGAGGATTCAATGCTGGAGGTGGTCGTCGGGAACGGTGCCGGAGCGCGTGCGGTTCTCGGCcgtggcggtgggcggcgggttCGTGTGCGGGCTCGTGAAGGGCTCCGGCGAGGTGAGGTGTTTCGGCGGCGGGGATGCGGCGAGGTGGGAGCCGAAGGGGAGACACGCCATGCTCGCGGCGGGGGAGCGTCACGCGTGCGCGGTGAGGGCGGAGAGCGGCGAGGTGGTGTGCtggggcgaggcggcggcggtggcggccgcgtcgccgtcgccgaggatAGCGGGGCGCGCGGTGTCGTCTCTAGCGGTTGGCGACGCCGTAACGTGCGTTCTGTGGGGGAACTGGACGGTCGCGTGCTGGCcaccggaggaggcggcgccgccgcggtcggTGGCGCAGAAGCAATTCGTCGCGCTAGAGGCCAAGGGGAAGGTGGTGTGCGGGGTGCTCATGTCCGACTACTCGCTCGTGTGCTGGGGCCCCGGCGTCcaggccggagccggagccccgGGCGGGGTGAGCAAGGTGTTCGACCGCGTTCTGCCTGGACCGTGCGCGCCGTGGGCGTCGTGCCTCTGCGGCGTCTGGTCGGGCTCCGGGCCCCTatgcggcggcgcaggcgtcgccgccgtctgcTACCCCTGCGGCTACTCTCCTCCGCCCATGAGGGCGCTGGCGCCTACCCCCAGCTCGTCGACGTCGAGCTCTCACTCGAGCGGGAAGCGGCGGCCGAGCGACCTGGCGATCGCGTTAGTCAGTGCCGGGATCGGCTCGGGAGTTCtggccgccatcgccgcggtGGTGGTGTACTGCCTTCGCAGGAGACGGGGCGGCGGCTCTCAGGACTCCGGGCGCATCCACGCGGAGCCGAacggcccggcggcgccgcgcgtggAGCGGCGGCTCAGCGCGCTGCTCTCCAAGGGCCCCAATACGACGGTGGAGCAGTTTCCCCTGGTGGCGCTCCGGGCCGCCACGAGCGGGTTCTCGCCGTCCCACCGCATCGGCTCCGGCGGCTTCGGCACCGTGTACCGCGCGTCCCTCGCTGACGGCCGCGAGGTCGCCATCAAGCGCGTGGAGCGGCGCGACCCCGGCgccgcgtcgtcctcctccgccacggcggcggcggcgcggcgcgccagCAGCCACGAGGCGGCCTTCGTCTCCGAGCTGGCTCTGCTCTCCCGCGTGAACCACAAGAACCTCGTCCGCCTCCTCGGCTTCTGCGCTGACGGCGGCGAGCGCATCCTCGTGTACGAGTACATGCCCAACGGCACCCTCCACGACCACCTCCACCGGCgtcccccggcggcgccgctctCCCCGCCGCTGACGTCGTGGCCggcgcgcctccgcctcgcgctcggcgccgcccgcggcatCGAGTACATGCACACCTACGCCGTGCCGCCCATCATCCACCGCGACATCAAGTCCCccaacatcctcctcgacgccgaCTGGACCGCCAAGGTCTCCGACTTCGGCCTCTCGCTGCTCAACGACCTGAGCGCCGGATGCGGCAatgccggcggcgacgtcgacgacgagccgtgCTTGACGGCGGGGACGGTGGGGTACATGGACCCGGAGTACTACCGGCTGCAGCACCTGACGGACaagagcgacgtgtacagcttcggcgtcgtgCTCCTGGAGCTGCTCTCCGGCTGCAAGGTGATCCAGCGGTTCGAGGGCAGCGGCACGCCCAAGAACGTCGTCGACGTCACCGTGCCGCACATCGAGGCGGACCGCGTGCACCGGGTGCTCGACGCGCGCCTGCCGCTGCCGACGCCAGGGGAGATGGAGGCCGTCGCCTACGTCGGCTACCTGGCGGCGGACTGCGTGCGGCCAGCGGGGCGCGACCGCCCCACCATGAGCGAGGTCGTCGGCGTGCTCGAGCGGGCCGTGGCGGCGTGCGAGGAGAAcgacgaaggcggcggcggcgaggcagtgTTGTCGCGGTCGTGCACCGATGGGTCCACCACGGCGTGA